One Cucumis melo cultivar AY chromosome 8, USDA_Cmelo_AY_1.0, whole genome shotgun sequence genomic window, TATTGTTAGAAGTTAAAtgattgtaaatataacaaatagtaATTTTAAAGACAACAAGTATATATATTAGTAGTTGACTAATATTTTGCAATATGGTGTAAGTGTATaaagttgttttctttttttgcgTAAGGGAGTAAGAAgattggaaatggtaaaaaaCTGAATTGAAATGTTGAAACCATTATAAATTGGTCAAACACTTGAAAACGAAACGTCTATGATTTAAAATGTAACGAATGAACcgacgttttttttttccttttcttttttagaaaaagtttATTAGTATGGTTAAATGGTATTAAAtgagattaaaaagaaaaagaaaaaaaatcagaaaaatgTGGATGAGATGAATATGGACACAATGTAGGACCTTATAAATTTGGAACAATATGGATTCCTAtgccaaaattaaaaaatggcGTGTGAATGTGTTGAATAATATAACTCTATATTAAAtgtaacatatatatatatatatatctttccAACCTCTAAATTCACTACCATCAAACACAATcatactctctctctctctctctctataactATTTTTACTGTAAGGTAAGGATGTATATATGGATCAAAGAATGATAtataacacacacacacacacacaaattgGTTATTGGTTGAGTTAAATAATTGGGGTGCAATAATAATTCTGAATTAATTTTAGAAGAGAAGAAATATGAATATAAttagatgatgatgatgatgatgacgaCAATAATTGGGGAAAATGGTGAGTAGGGAATTGAGCATGTGAGGCACATGGTTTTGTTTAATGAGAGGCTATACAAATAATGGGGGGGTGAAGTGTGTTTGTTATTACACCCCCACACTCTGTCTTCAAACCCAAACAACCTCTTTTCTAATCACATCTTCATCTCTTCACTCTTCGCTCTTCACTCTTCACTCCCACATGCATTtgcatcattttttttttcttttttcaattttccttccaacctatttattctattttaatttttttttgtattataatATACTTTATTCAATAAATGTATATTAATAACATCCCCATAATATTTATAAACCTCtaaatttacttatttttttttaattcaaatacAAATGTATTATTTAAcaataaattaacaaataatATATCTCGTACGGTGAGAATAATAGTTTTATAAACACTTAGCTTGTAGAAAGTTAATCATCAAATTTGACCAATATTAACTTTTTTCATGATAATGAAACATATGCAcattaatttcaagataacgAACCATGTCCTTATTTGTTAAATGGGTGAGAAATATTATTTAtcatctttttttaatttaattttattttagttagaCACAactatgatttaaatgaaaatgaaatacaTCAAACAATCAATCGATTATATCGATTGTAATGATAAGTTTTATTCACTAGACTTTATTCGAACAAGTCATGTCTAAGTGATTAAAGCATCTTGTTTTCAAttgataaaatatatttttagtagtcataaactattttttttttctagtatacaaatattagaaatttttttttggaTATCTTTCAAATGGTATCTATATCGTGCAACTTAAATAATTGTCCACTTTAAAAAAGTATActtgtatatatgtatatatgttttcACCATGATTGTAATATATGGAAAAatgaattaataattaaaaatacattaaaatagtttgaaaaaagaagaagctttAATTTGGTACATGAAGGCAGTATGATCCAAATGGATGGAGTAAAGGTAACGTAGAAAATGatagaataaataataaaatttgatttcttttttatactAAGAATGGCCTCATAAAGTTATTTTTGTTGGTATGGTAATAAATCCAAGTTGTTGAATGGATCACAAAACTCTCACTACCCTctaatctctctttttttttttttttttctctcaaagtCACTTTCTATTCTTTATCATTATAATTAATTTCACTATCAATTCGCTTTAATTattgaatctaaaaaaaaaaaaaaaaaactcaaatggttaaattaatttaatgttAAAGTTTGAAACGAACATAAACGCAATAAAAACGaaaatcaaaatattgaaaagttGTAAAAATTGAATGGGGAGTCTCATAGAGAATGAAATGAATAGGAAAATGTGGTTCCCACGTGGGAAAGAAGAGATGGGCCCAGGAAAAGTTTTTAGCGAAAGGGGAAATGtaaaaaaagatgaaattaGGGATGAAATGAATGCTTCCTTCTCCTAACATCTGCTATCACTTTGACTCTCACATTTAATGCTATACCCTAAATATCCGGAATGAATTAATGAATCCAACACCCCCAATTCCCTCCCCCactcttttctctctttttctttttttctttttaaatttaaatatggaCATCTTTCAATATCTTATACAAATACAAACTCTAAACAAAAtctttataaattaataaatcaatattttacaaattatctaatttctaaaatgttaattttgtttattatcaattttaaaataatcgataaattttatattttaacctAAAGAGATCAATATTTGTAATCTAATTAGAAAAGTTTTAATCTTGTCTGTCAATTAACCTAAACAAGATAGGTATTCTTTCTTTTCATGAATTCAAATTATAATCTCAAAATACTCAATATGTCAATATCTATGAATTTAAATCTCAACTATTTAGGAGGCTACTTAATTATAGATAAAATCTCTAAAGAAACATAGTTAAAAACGTTATGTAACCTTTTATGGAAATATATAATAATGTAATataaccaataaatatttcataATTTATACGGATCTCTAAAAAAAGGTAATTTAAGCCATTGAAAACATAAAGTTTGCCATTTATTTAagcattaaaaaaaagttaattcgACCCATGAGGATAAGACATTTATTacaattttaaaagttaatgtGTTCAATCATTTACtccaaaattataaaattttgtaatGAATGAAATAGAATCGCAAGTCAAAATATAGAATATAACTCAAGAGAATGGTGAAAAAAAAGGTAATGGTGTCTATAATAAAATAGTAGTGccaaaagaggaaagaaaataaaattgaagCACATAGATAGGGATAGGATAGATCTACTCATGTAGGTATTTTagtttaagtttttcttttagaaaaataaacatttgagttattgttatttttaaatcGATATCTAATCGTGCAtttggaaataaagaaaaaaatgtttgaaattATTAGTCAATTTAGACTTTTAATTGTCATTTCGAGTGGATAAAAGCACGTTAACgtcaacatatttttttatgtaacaATGAGGGTTGGATGGATTAAGGAATATAAACTTTGTAATTCCtatcattttcatttaaaaatatgcatttatcaaataaatactattgaaaaaattaataaatgaaaggatgaaaatagttattttttaaaagacccaatgaataatttaaaattttaaagatgAAAATAGTATTTCAAAAAAGGACTAGTTGTATATTTGCAATCATCCACCACTAACAATGGAAACAAAATAtggtttaaaaaataataatgaaaaaaaaaaagagtgaaaaatggaaaatgaagtTAACTCAAAATTTGTAGAGaagtaattttaaatatatgttttgaattttttgaaatttttactatcacaaatacaattatttaatGTACCTTTTAATAAAAActgcaaaattttaaattttgaattcgatTGTTATACTATAAAAAGTGACTTTAGaagattttaaaattattaaagatGTATTTAAtgacttaaaaataaaaaaagtatttaACTTTACACTTTTCACATGATTTTCATATcatcaaaattgattttaaataattaaaaatatgtaTAATGTGAGTTTTTAAGATGGAAAAGATGATTTTTAAAATGACTCCAAAAAGtacttttgaaataaaattgcATCTAAGAAAAATCTaataatatatgaaattgaTAAAGTATATGAAATTGTGGATGCTAAGCGAATTTATACTATATCCAAATAATATTGGAAaacatattaaatatttttggtattGCTAATAATATATGCATCAAAAGCTATATAAGCAATTAATAAAGTTTAGGGTAAAGAttgaattttgttattttttgaaTGGCAATTTCcctttagaaaaaagaaattgagcTTGGGTTTTCTTTTCTCTACGTGAATGGCTcaacaagagagagagagagagctcAACTCAATCATTTAGTTGAacatattattaataataaataaataaataaataagaagaaagaaaatgcaTTACCTAAATAAAGCCAAATTTGTGACAAAGTACATATACAATAAATAACGAATACATCATATTTTGGGATCACTACGGtcattttaatattatttatttcatcttttTTGTATCCTTCACCTCATTtccttcttattattttttagtataatAACGAATACAAACAATTTCTGTTGAGTTatcttcaaaataatttaaatagaaaataacatTGAGTTTTGTTCCAAAGGCCAAGGTTTATTTTAATTCGAGGATTTGGGGTTGTAGGAAGACCATATTAGCCTTTGAAATTTGATGTCAAAATGTCACCAGCTGTCTTCAATTACgctatctttctttctttttcttttttaaaattaaattaaattaaattaaattaaatttagatttatttatttcaacCCTTTCAATCCCCCACTTTACAGAGAAGAGAGAACCCAATGAttgagaaattaaaattaaaataaaatttcattttattagcagaattttgtattatattaaaaaaaaaaaaactcataagtAAAATAACACTTTCTCCCTTATATGAACCTTCTAAATGAAAATGTCAAATTGAAAGGATTTACTAGATCCCGAATAGGAATTAAATTCAAACTAAAGTGATAATCTAAAAAGTAAAaaggaaattgaaaatttttattaaacaaaatattagaatttttaCTATCCTAAATAATAAGTAAATAGATTAAAAATGAAtgacaaaaatatcattttaagtGTAAATCTTAGAAACCAATGATCTAAACAGAATTTAGTTAGATGCGCCTATGTAGACATCTCCAAATGTTTTAATAttctaatataatatatgtatatatattttgttgtcTCCGTTAAAAGGAACTGAAGTTTTAATACCttattaaatttaagatttaatttaatttaaattaaaaatgaagaATATATTACAGATGTTTTAAACCCAAAGGTTAAAGGTCCATAAAGTcatttaacaaatttaaaaatttagaaactaatttaaacatgaaataaatatatattaaagaaaaaaaaggaaagaaaaaggaaaggggTTGGTCGAGAGGGCAACGTGGGTGTGTGTTGAATTGAACTTGAAAGCGACGCAGAAACCGCGGCAGTGTTTCTCTCTTTCGCAATTCATTCATTTATATCTCTTTTTCCCTCTTTCACTTTTCTTTCAACTATTTTCAATCATTTCTAACTCCGTTTTTCTCCGGCAACATGCCCCGCCCTCCGCCATTCTCCGACCATCActctctcttcctcttcctcctcctcctcctcctctctCCCACCTCATCCGCCTTCAAGTTCAAAGAAGCTCCTGAATTCTACAACTCACCCAACTGTATCTCCATTCCTTCTTCGCCTGATCACCTCCTTTGTTCCGATCAGGCCGTTCATGTGGCTATGACTCTTGACGCCGCTTATCTCCGTGGCTCCATGGCCGCCATTCTCTCCGTTCTTCAACACTCCTCTTGCCCACAGAACATTATCTTTCATTTTCTCTCCTCTGCCTCCACCGACACTCACTCCCTCCGTTTCACCATCGCTAATTCCTTCCCTTATCTCAAATTCCATGTCTACCCATTTGACGCCGCTGCCGTTGCCGGATTAATCTCCACTTCCATCCGTTCCGCTCTCGATTCTCCTCTAAATTACGCTCGCAACTACTTGGCTTCCTTAATCCCTCACTGTGTCAAACGCGTTGTCTATTTGGACTCCGATTTGATCCTCGTTGATGACATTGCTAAACTTGCTGCTACCCCACTTGGGGAAACTGCCGTTCTTGCCGCCCCGGAGTATTGCAACGCTAATTTGACATCCTATTTCACACCCACTTTCTGGTCCAACCCTTCTCTGTCTCTTACCTTCGCCGGACGAAATGCTTGTTATTTTAACACTGGAGTTATGGTCATAGATCTCCAACGTTGGCGCGCCGGCGACTACACCGCTAAAATCATTGAGTGGATGGAGCTCCAGAAACGAATGCGGATCTACGAGCTCGGGTCTCTCCCTCCATTTCTCCTCGTTTTTGCTGGGTATATAGCTCCGGTGGATCACCGGTGGAACCAACACGGCCTTGGTGGTGATAATTTCAGAGGACTATGCCGGAATTTGCACCCCGGTCCGGTGAGTCTCTTGCATTGGAGTGGAAAAGGGAAACCGTGGGTTCGGCTTGACTCGAACCGGCCTTGTCCACTTGACGCTCTTTGGGCTCCTTATGATCTCTTACAAACACCCTTTGCTCTTGAATCTTAGTTTCAAAAAACAGGGgaattacaaattaaaattacaatTACAGTTACTTCTTTGTTCATATGGtttttttagatttagattAGAGGAGATTTAAGTATCGGTGTCCCTCAATCTTGTCTATAAAGAGAGATTTTCCCACATCTTTGTTGTACGTTAATACATAAAACACCTTATTAACAAAAAGCTTCTtcttcattataataataattattgttattacaGTTTCCTCTGTTTTTTCTGTCATTGAGAATTGCAGTTActtggagaagaagaaaagatattGATGATAATGTTAATGAATCGTATCAATGGGAGTTTAAACGTAAATTTGTACTTATATTCTGTAATgtaacagaaaaaaaaaaaatgaagtggGATTTGGCTGTAAAGTTGTTCCAAAGATATTAAATCAAAAAAGATATGAGAATCAGACTTGAGTTAATTGAAATCAACGAGCTCTAATGGGGCTATGGCTATGGCCAATTTCATCTGCTTCCAAAAGAGAAACCCATGATTTTTCTACCTTTTCTGGGGAAGATTCTGCAAGAACACAGAGATTAAAGACAATTTCCGCCATACTTGGCCTTGACAGAGGTTCATCTTGCGTACAAGCCCTCGCCATTACCGCTAAGCTCAAAGCTCCTTCAATTGGGTAACAATCCTTTAATTTTGAGTCCATCCAATCTCTCaacttttcttctcttctttcttcgtTGTCTAGAACATCCCTTATCTCCTTACACAAATTcccaacttcttcttcttcttcttcttcttcttcttcttcaccattttctGTACATTTCAGAGCTTTTTTCCCTGAAAGCAGCTTCAAAACCACAACCCCAAAAGCAAAAACATCAACTTTCGTGGACAGAGAATCGACAGCAGGTCTTGCCTTAGCGAGATTTGAAATCTTTGCTCTGAATCTCAAGTCAAGAAGGATGCAACATGTTTTGATATCTTGATGAACTATGCTTGGTTGAGTGTGATCATGCATATATTGCAACCCATTAGCCACATCCAATGCTATGTTCAACCTTTGGCTCCATGTGAGATTGCTTGAAGAAGCTTCAGATGATGAATAAAGCCACTTATCCAATGGCCCATTTTCAGCAAATTCATAAACCAAGTAAAAATTCTCCTTGTCATCTGACGAGAACCCCACCAATTTCACTAGATTTATGTGATTGACTTTTTGTAAAATCATCAGCTCTTCTTTTGAATCTGGCTTAGCTTCCTTTATCACTGAGATTTGTCCATTGATTATGGCTTTGTATACAGATTTCCCAATCTTAAACCCCTCATTGAAATTCATTGTTGCATCCGTTATCACTTTATAATCATACAAAATTGGCCTTCCCAAGTAATCTGAAACCacaggaggaggaggaggaggaagaataAGCTGCCCATTCTGTTTCATCTTCATTTTAATTGAATTTCCCCAAATGGGTAGCTTCATTTTCTTGTAAATAAAGCAAATATAAGCCACCAAGAGTAAACCAACACCCAAAGCCACACCACCAATAACGATCACAAGGTGTTTGATCTTTTTCCTCTGAGGAGGAGACTGAGAAAGCAGAGGAAGTTTCGAAACAGGTATAAACACAGCCTCACCAGCTACAAAATTCGTCAACTTTGCACCCTTTACATCTTCCAAATTCGCATCTTTTGATACGCTAAAAATCGATCTCACCCCAGAAACCACATCAGTCAATTGCCATACATAAGTAATAAAAATTTGAATCCCCTGTTCTAAGTTTTCCTTAGAAGGGCACTTACAAAATAGAGGAAAAACAGCTTCAACTCCGACAGACAAATTGTTTGGATTTAGAGACGGGTTCATTTTTACAACAATGTCAGAATCGCAAAGATTCTCGAAGAAGGATGTAGAGACGAGATAAAATGTATCATCCTTGTTGATTTTGTAAGTGATATTCGAAAAGAAGAAGCTATTATTTCCATTTGTAGTGGAATTACAAGTGACAGGAATGAACAGAAGCTGCCCATCAAACAATGGAGTTTTGTCTGATTCCAAGTTGCTGGCTTTCGCAATCTCCAAAGCTTTGACTCCAAACAATTTCGATATGCTGTGAAGATCGAAAAACTGTGAAGATTTTGCAAAGTAAGAGACATAAGTATCACATGGAGAACTTGTAATCTCTACTCTGCCATGAATGGCTGTAAAGCAAACAAGAAGTGTAAATGATAAGAGAAAAATGGTTGGCTTTGCCATTGGTT contains:
- the LOC103484710 gene encoding serine/threonine receptor-like kinase NFP produces the protein MAKPTIFLLSFTLLVCFTAIHGRVEITSSPCDTYVSYFAKSSQFFDLHSISKLFGVKALEIAKASNLESDKTPLFDGQLLFIPVTCNSTTNGNNSFFFSNITYKINKDDTFYLVSTSFFENLCDSDIVVKMNPSLNPNNLSVGVEAVFPLFCKCPSKENLEQGIQIFITYVWQLTDVVSGVRSIFSVSKDANLEDVKGAKLTNFVAGEAVFIPVSKLPLLSQSPPQRKKIKHLVIVIGGVALGVGLLLVAYICFIYKKMKLPIWGNSIKMKMKQNGQLILPPPPPPVVSDYLGRPILYDYKVITDATMNFNEGFKIGKSVYKAIINGQISVIKEAKPDSKEELMILQKVNHINLVKLVGFSSDDKENFYLVYEFAENGPLDKWLYSSSEASSSNLTWSQRLNIALDVANGLQYMHDHTQPSIVHQDIKTCCILLDLRFRAKISNLAKARPAVDSLSTKVDVFAFGVVVLKLLSGKKALKCTENGEEEEEEEEEEEVGNLCKEIRDVLDNEERREEKLRDWMDSKLKDCYPIEGALSLAVMARACTQDEPLSRPSMAEIVFNLCVLAESSPEKVEKSWVSLLEADEIGHSHSPIRAR
- the LOC103484709 gene encoding probable galacturonosyltransferase-like 1; amino-acid sequence: MPRPPPFSDHHSLFLFLLLLLLSPTSSAFKFKEAPEFYNSPNCISIPSSPDHLLCSDQAVHVAMTLDAAYLRGSMAAILSVLQHSSCPQNIIFHFLSSASTDTHSLRFTIANSFPYLKFHVYPFDAAAVAGLISTSIRSALDSPLNYARNYLASLIPHCVKRVVYLDSDLILVDDIAKLAATPLGETAVLAAPEYCNANLTSYFTPTFWSNPSLSLTFAGRNACYFNTGVMVIDLQRWRAGDYTAKIIEWMELQKRMRIYELGSLPPFLLVFAGYIAPVDHRWNQHGLGGDNFRGLCRNLHPGPVSLLHWSGKGKPWVRLDSNRPCPLDALWAPYDLLQTPFALES